In Pseudomonas hamedanensis, a single window of DNA contains:
- a CDS encoding COG4315 family predicted lipoprotein, with amino-acid sequence MTQMTVCLKALLLAAALALPGLAMAADPAMEKDGMFTDHKGMTLYTFAKDAAGKSACNDKCAANWPPLKAEAGDKSMGDWTVVKRDDGSMQWAYQGMPLYTFVMDKKAGDMTGEGKMDGAWKVAKAK; translated from the coding sequence ATGACTCAGATGACTGTTTGCTTGAAAGCACTGTTGCTGGCGGCTGCGCTGGCTCTGCCTGGACTGGCCATGGCGGCCGATCCGGCGATGGAAAAGGACGGCATGTTCACCGACCACAAGGGCATGACCCTGTACACATTCGCCAAGGACGCCGCTGGCAAGTCTGCCTGCAACGACAAATGCGCGGCGAACTGGCCACCGCTGAAGGCTGAGGCAGGTGATAAATCGATGGGCGACTGGACGGTGGTCAAGCGCGACGACGGCTCGATGCAGTGGGCCTATCAGGGTATGCCGCTGTACACCTTCGTCATGGACAAGAAAGCCGGCGACATGACCGGCGAGGGCAAAATGGACGGTGCCTGGAAAGTCGCCAAAGCCAAATAA
- the ubiA gene encoding 4-hydroxybenzoate octaprenyltransferase, with translation MYQSLLKSLNRLNPRAWDFIQLTRMDKPIGIYLLLWPTLWALWIAGKGSPSLANVVIFVLGVVLTRAGGCVINDWADRKVDGHVKRTAQRPLASGKISSKEALVFFAVLMGISFLLVLCTNAPTIWLSLGGLALAFTYPFMKRYTYYPQVVLGAAFSWGMPMAFTAETGELPAAAWLLWIANLLWTVGYDTYYAMTDRDDDLKIGVKSTAILFGEADRVIILTLQALSLGCLMLAGAKFELGMWFHLGLLVAAGCYVWEFWYTRDRDRMRCFKAFLHNHWAGLAIFVGIVLDYALR, from the coding sequence ATGTATCAGAGCCTGCTCAAGTCGCTGAACCGCTTGAACCCGCGCGCCTGGGATTTCATTCAGTTGACGCGCATGGACAAGCCGATCGGCATTTATCTGCTGCTGTGGCCAACGCTGTGGGCGCTGTGGATTGCCGGCAAAGGCTCGCCGTCGCTGGCCAACGTTGTCATCTTCGTCCTCGGCGTGGTGCTGACCCGTGCCGGCGGCTGCGTGATCAACGACTGGGCTGATCGCAAGGTCGACGGCCACGTCAAACGCACCGCGCAACGGCCGTTGGCCAGCGGCAAGATCAGCTCGAAGGAAGCACTGGTGTTCTTTGCCGTGCTCATGGGCATCAGTTTTCTGCTGGTGTTGTGCACCAATGCACCGACCATCTGGTTGTCGCTGGGCGGGCTGGCGCTGGCGTTCACCTACCCGTTCATGAAGCGCTACACCTATTACCCGCAGGTGGTGCTCGGCGCGGCGTTTTCCTGGGGCATGCCGATGGCGTTCACCGCCGAGACCGGCGAGCTGCCGGCGGCGGCGTGGCTGCTGTGGATCGCCAACCTGCTGTGGACGGTGGGTTACGACACCTATTACGCGATGACCGATCGTGATGACGATTTGAAGATTGGCGTGAAGTCCACGGCGATTCTGTTCGGCGAGGCGGACCGGGTGATCATCCTCACCTTGCAGGCGCTGTCGCTCGGCTGCCTGATGCTGGCGGGGGCGAAGTTCGAGCTGGGCATGTGGTTCCACCTCGGCTTGCTGGTGGCGGCGGGCTGTTATGTGTGGGAGTTCTGGTACACGCGAGATCGCGACCGGATGCGTTGCTTCAAGGCGTTTTTGCACAACCACTGGGCGGGGTTGGCGATTTTTGTCGGGATTGTGCTGGATTACGCACTGCGCTGA
- a CDS encoding chorismate--pyruvate lyase family protein, which yields MQHSHACPAPLWLTQNRLTPCPDSLTLDWLFDEGSLTRRLTRLSNDSFSVSPLFEGWDTLRADECAALELAEGSEGWVREVYLRGHGEAWVFARSVASRAALQGDGLHMDELGSRSLGELLFCDQAFQRRAIEVCHYPEQWLPPADRAPELWGRRSRFDRGALSVLVAEIFLPSLWRAARAHPENC from the coding sequence GTGCAACATTCACATGCCTGCCCCGCCCCGCTCTGGCTGACCCAAAACCGCCTGACGCCCTGCCCCGATTCGTTGACCCTCGACTGGTTGTTCGACGAAGGTTCGCTGACCCGTCGCCTGACCCGTTTGTCCAACGATAGCTTCAGCGTGTCGCCGTTGTTTGAAGGCTGGGACACCCTGCGCGCCGATGAATGCGCAGCGCTGGAACTGGCCGAAGGCAGCGAAGGCTGGGTGCGCGAGGTGTATTTACGCGGTCATGGCGAGGCTTGGGTGTTTGCCCGCAGCGTCGCTTCACGCGCGGCCTTGCAGGGCGACGGCCTGCACATGGACGAACTGGGCAGCCGATCGCTGGGCGAATTGCTGTTTTGCGATCAGGCGTTCCAGCGCCGCGCCATCGAAGTTTGCCACTACCCTGAACAATGGTTGCCGCCCGCCGACCGAGCACCCGAGCTGTGGGGCCGGCGTTCGCGTTTCGACCGTGGCGCGCTGAGCGTCCTGGTCGCGGAAATTTTCCTGCCGAGCCTGTGGCGCGCCGCCCGCGCCCATCCGGAGAACTGCTGA
- a CDS encoding rubredoxin, whose protein sequence is MKKWQCIVCGLIYNEADGWPDDGIAPGTRWEDVPADWLCPDCGVGKMDFEMIEIN, encoded by the coding sequence ATGAAGAAGTGGCAATGTATCGTCTGCGGCCTGATCTATAACGAAGCCGACGGCTGGCCGGATGACGGCATCGCGCCGGGCACCCGCTGGGAAGACGTACCGGCAGACTGGCTGTGCCCCGACTGCGGCGTCGGCAAAATGGACTTCGAAATGATCGAAATCAACTAA
- a CDS encoding NAD(P)/FAD-dependent oxidoreductase, producing MSAPVVIIGTGLAGYNLAREFRKLDSETPLLLITADDGRSYSKPMLSTGFGKNKDADGLSMAEPGAMAEQLNAEVRTHTRISGIDAGHKRLWIGEEAVPYRDLILAWGAETVRVPIEGDGADRVFPINDLEDYARFRAAAAGKRRVLLLGAGLIGCEFANDLILGGYEVQLVAPCEQVMPMLLHPAAAAAVQAGLESIGAKFHLGPVLTRLQKVADGLEAHLSDGQVIPCDVVVSAIGLRPRIDLAAAAGVQVNRGVVVDRYLKTSHANIFALGDCAEVDGLNLLYVMPLMSCARALAQTLAGNPTAVNYGPMPITVKTPVCPLVVSPPPRGSEGVWSVEGRGADIKVLCHSADGQLLGYALTGAAVMEKLALNKQLPPLLA from the coding sequence ATGAGCGCACCAGTCGTCATCATCGGCACCGGGCTTGCGGGCTACAACCTGGCCCGGGAGTTTCGCAAGCTCGACAGCGAAACCCCGCTGCTGTTGATTACCGCCGATGACGGCCGCTCTTACTCCAAGCCGATGCTCTCCACCGGTTTCGGCAAGAACAAGGACGCCGACGGCCTGAGCATGGCCGAACCCGGTGCAATGGCCGAGCAGTTGAACGCCGAAGTACGCACGCACACGCGCATCAGCGGCATAGACGCCGGCCACAAACGCCTGTGGATCGGCGAAGAAGCCGTACCTTATCGCGACCTGATTCTTGCCTGGGGCGCGGAAACCGTACGCGTGCCGATCGAAGGCGACGGCGCTGACCGGGTGTTCCCGATCAACGATCTTGAAGATTACGCGCGCTTCCGTGCTGCAGCGGCGGGTAAGCGCCGGGTGCTGTTGCTCGGGGCCGGGCTGATCGGCTGTGAATTCGCCAATGACTTGATTCTCGGTGGCTACGAGGTGCAACTGGTCGCGCCGTGCGAACAAGTCATGCCGATGCTGCTGCATCCCGCTGCGGCGGCGGCCGTGCAGGCCGGGCTGGAAAGTATCGGGGCGAAGTTTCACCTCGGCCCGGTGCTGACCCGGCTGCAGAAAGTCGCCGACGGTCTGGAAGCGCATCTGTCCGACGGTCAGGTCATCCCGTGCGACGTGGTGGTCTCGGCGATCGGCCTGCGTCCACGTATTGATCTGGCAGCGGCGGCCGGCGTGCAGGTCAATCGGGGCGTGGTGGTTGATCGCTACCTGAAGACTTCCCACGCCAACATCTTCGCCTTGGGCGATTGCGCCGAAGTCGACGGGCTCAATCTGCTCTACGTGATGCCGCTGATGAGCTGCGCACGAGCGCTGGCGCAAACCCTGGCGGGAAACCCTACGGCGGTGAACTACGGCCCGATGCCGATCACCGTGAAAACCCCGGTGTGTCCGCTGGTGGTGTCGCCGCCGCCACGGGGCAGCGAAGGCGTCTGGAGCGTTGAAGGGCGGGGCGCCGATATCAAGGTTCTGTGCCACAGCGCCGACGGACAATTGCTCGGTTATGCCCTGACCGGTGCAGCGGTCATGGAAAAACTGGCCCTGAACAAACAGCTTCCGCCGCTGCTGGCGTAA
- a CDS encoding HU family DNA-binding protein — protein MRKPELAAAIAEKADLTKEQANRVLNAVLEEITGALHRKDSVTLVGFGTFLQRHRGARTGKNPQTGEPVKIKASNTVAFKPGKSLKDSVNP, from the coding sequence ATGCGTAAACCAGAACTCGCCGCTGCAATCGCTGAAAAAGCAGACCTGACCAAAGAACAGGCCAACCGCGTCCTCAACGCCGTCCTCGAAGAAATCACCGGCGCCCTGCACCGCAAGGACAGCGTGACGCTGGTCGGCTTCGGCACCTTCCTGCAACGCCACCGCGGTGCCCGCACCGGCAAAAACCCGCAAACCGGCGAACCGGTCAAGATCAAGGCCAGCAACACCGTGGCGTTCAAGCCAGGCAAATCGTTGAAAGACAGCGTTAATCCATAA
- a CDS encoding lipase family protein — protein MNAESLPTSVTTFMQGDIHACPMRGHSTSFQLVNEFGDGTPYAGLAYEITDYEDTVHTGKLDAKGWAKVNNHHCGPVVLKLNKPFQGAEALYRDLRKRLDYPLPITELQVRAEKTRFFHKTGTRTQANPARDLPETDAYCQVEVSELVKHIAHLPPLVARRDPPKRAAHKLMRSAAKSRDFTLADKTSADGGLHTILSPAEMATVELGFSPPPPKGVALLPNKHHVLEVRPMRALRPMLSTGDAFCALNLYQLSVMATLSYTDFGQEPNTQPVQTDTVSFPVQPSNGNWFGHALPQFDELWKVDGSQTRKYYPLYEDVPYSKRLEVVPFDPNLYPEVNDPALGDEQEHPAKLHCLDDRNKDNSTDTQAFICHHDELILISVRGTSEFWPDGLRDGDAYQVPFAEGDGKVHRGFYGGALAAYPFIVTYLEKFYSGQKLLITGHSLGGAVALILSEMLRRNLEFSPQIVLYTYGAPRAGDTTFIESAQSLVHHRIVNQNDPVPSVPATWMNTFAKPAPMYGANAVVLGLIPVAGLGLLIWGITNFFGDDYGHHGALRHFMPVEFDKDHRSSLLWEPGCSTIIDHGCAKALRVTNGLPERGSFLRQLFDKGHHSMVDSYIPGCWASLRRWQEALQLKRSLVTNREFEWISSALENIQQQLRAVKRDLEINHRSYVREQELAHKTLMLNEEIDKISMTQARLTALHGQRVTEADVYGSFADQPEWVEESLLRWNANPENLIQEQLAMTPPAAADHDAVIAAMTGGHAVGAPFHLDIDSIV, from the coding sequence ATGAACGCTGAATCCTTACCGACAAGCGTTACCACCTTCATGCAAGGTGATATCCACGCCTGCCCGATGCGCGGGCATTCGACCAGTTTTCAATTGGTGAATGAGTTCGGAGATGGCACACCCTACGCCGGCTTGGCATATGAGATCACCGACTACGAAGATACCGTTCATACTGGAAAACTGGATGCGAAAGGCTGGGCAAAGGTAAACAACCACCATTGTGGCCCGGTAGTGCTCAAGCTGAATAAGCCTTTTCAAGGAGCAGAAGCGCTGTATCGAGACTTGAGAAAAAGACTGGACTACCCCCTTCCCATCACCGAACTCCAAGTCCGCGCCGAAAAAACCCGCTTCTTCCACAAAACAGGCACTCGCACCCAGGCAAACCCCGCCAGGGACCTGCCCGAAACCGACGCGTACTGTCAGGTCGAAGTCAGTGAACTGGTAAAGCACATCGCCCACCTGCCACCACTGGTTGCTCGTCGCGACCCTCCGAAGAGGGCGGCGCACAAGCTCATGCGATCGGCGGCGAAGTCCAGAGACTTCACGCTCGCCGATAAAACTTCTGCGGATGGCGGACTGCACACAATCTTGAGTCCGGCGGAAATGGCCACCGTCGAGTTGGGGTTTTCCCCGCCACCGCCCAAGGGCGTTGCGCTTCTGCCGAACAAGCACCATGTGCTGGAAGTACGCCCGATGAGAGCGCTACGGCCAATGCTGTCGACAGGCGACGCGTTCTGCGCGCTCAACCTTTATCAGCTATCGGTGATGGCGACGCTGAGCTACACCGATTTCGGACAGGAACCCAACACTCAACCGGTGCAGACCGACACGGTAAGCTTTCCGGTACAGCCCAGCAACGGCAACTGGTTCGGCCACGCGCTGCCGCAGTTCGATGAGTTGTGGAAGGTCGATGGCTCGCAAACGCGAAAGTACTACCCACTGTACGAAGACGTACCGTATTCGAAACGCCTGGAAGTGGTGCCGTTTGACCCGAATCTTTACCCCGAAGTGAATGACCCGGCGTTGGGCGACGAGCAGGAACACCCGGCCAAGTTGCACTGTCTCGATGACCGTAACAAAGACAACAGTACTGATACCCAAGCTTTCATCTGCCACCACGACGAGTTGATCCTGATCAGCGTGCGGGGTACCAGTGAATTCTGGCCCGACGGCTTGCGTGACGGGGATGCCTATCAGGTTCCCTTTGCCGAAGGCGACGGCAAAGTGCACCGCGGTTTCTACGGTGGCGCTTTGGCGGCTTATCCATTTATCGTGACTTATCTGGAAAAATTCTACAGCGGGCAAAAGCTGCTGATCACGGGTCACAGTCTGGGCGGTGCAGTTGCACTGATCCTGTCCGAGATGCTGAGACGCAACCTGGAGTTCTCCCCGCAAATCGTGCTCTACACCTACGGCGCCCCCCGCGCCGGCGACACCACCTTCATCGAAAGCGCCCAGTCGCTGGTGCATCACCGCATCGTCAATCAGAACGATCCAGTACCGAGCGTGCCGGCGACCTGGATGAATACCTTCGCCAAACCCGCACCGATGTACGGAGCCAACGCCGTAGTGTTGGGCCTCATTCCGGTCGCCGGCCTCGGCCTGCTGATCTGGGGAATCACCAATTTCTTCGGCGACGACTACGGGCATCACGGTGCATTACGCCATTTCATGCCCGTTGAGTTCGACAAGGACCACCGATCCTCCCTTCTCTGGGAACCGGGCTGCAGCACGATCATTGATCACGGCTGCGCCAAGGCCTTGCGCGTTACCAACGGTTTACCCGAGCGCGGATCGTTTCTGCGGCAGTTGTTCGACAAGGGTCATCACTCAATGGTCGACAGCTACATCCCCGGCTGCTGGGCCAGCTTGCGCCGTTGGCAGGAAGCACTGCAGCTCAAACGGTCGCTGGTGACCAACCGCGAGTTCGAGTGGATCAGCAGCGCGCTGGAGAATATTCAGCAACAGCTGCGGGCCGTTAAGCGTGATCTCGAAATCAACCACCGCTCTTACGTGCGTGAGCAGGAACTCGCCCACAAAACGCTGATGCTCAATGAAGAAATAGACAAGATCAGCATGACCCAAGCCCGCCTGACCGCACTGCACGGACAGCGAGTCACCGAGGCCGACGTTTACGGCAGCTTCGCCGACCAGCCCGAATGGGTCGAGGAAAGTCTGCTGCGCTGGAACGCCAACCCGGAAAACCTCATTCAGGAACAATTGGCGATGACTCCGCCCGCCGCCGCAGACCACGATGCCGTAATCGCCGCGATGACCGGAGGGCATGCGGTTGGCGCGCCGTTTCATCTGGATATTGATTCGATTGTGTAG
- a CDS encoding DUF4123 domain-containing protein has translation MSPVEQWLHTQSRAGCELYLMLDTDGQSAEHAALTRDLGTERFRPFYSGTPAESLVPTGPLLLQIDTAQHPALQTLLATPERNWGWLASALHVGLDLLAAHWRERLITGERPNQAVYRVHDNRVLGRALAHLQPEHRAAFLGPFNSVCYWHAERWNAIDNPDPGHHPLPMDPPWLHTPTPELIYANVLFDNTRRYLVGEHTEAMAELAEQLDVDEWLWGLIQLTHLWGWQQPEQVHFLLTRSLQLPGYRPGKSWLPKPGEDPAMHFERVYQEALYWQGEVGR, from the coding sequence ATGAGCCCGGTCGAACAGTGGCTGCACACCCAATCCCGCGCTGGCTGCGAACTGTATCTGATGCTCGACACCGACGGCCAAAGCGCAGAGCACGCTGCGTTGACCCGCGACCTCGGCACCGAGCGGTTTCGTCCGTTCTACAGCGGCACGCCGGCCGAGTCGCTGGTGCCGACCGGCCCGCTACTGTTGCAGATCGATACGGCGCAGCATCCCGCCCTCCAGACCTTGCTTGCCACGCCCGAGCGCAATTGGGGCTGGCTGGCCAGCGCCCTTCACGTCGGACTTGATCTGCTGGCCGCGCATTGGCGCGAACGCCTGATCACCGGCGAACGCCCGAATCAGGCGGTGTACCGCGTGCATGACAACCGTGTTCTGGGCCGTGCGCTGGCGCACCTGCAACCCGAGCACCGCGCGGCGTTTCTCGGGCCATTCAACAGCGTCTGCTATTGGCACGCAGAACGATGGAACGCCATCGACAACCCGGACCCCGGCCACCACCCGCTGCCGATGGATCCGCCGTGGCTGCACACGCCGACCCCGGAGCTGATCTACGCCAACGTGCTGTTCGACAACACCCGCCGTTACCTGGTCGGCGAACACACCGAAGCCATGGCCGAGCTGGCCGAACAACTGGACGTCGATGAATGGTTGTGGGGCCTGATTCAACTGACGCACTTGTGGGGCTGGCAACAACCGGAGCAAGTGCATTTCTTGCTGACCCGCAGTTTGCAGTTACCGGGATATCGGCCAGGCAAATCATGGCTGCCCAAACCCGGTGAAGATCCGGCGATGCATTTTGAGCGGGTATATCAGGAAGCGTTGTATTGGCAGGGAGAGGTAGGTCGATGA
- the tssI gene encoding type VI secretion system tip protein TssI/VgrG, which yields MFGKGHRAPFSLHIPAIRHDFKVLAFTGTEAISQLYAFRIELVSEHVDFDLENLLSQPAFLQFGSAGEGIHGRIENVMLGESGKRLTRYELTLVPALHYLQLSHDQRIFQQLTVPRIIAQVLKGHGVQADDFTFNVAAGEAREYCTQYGESDFLFIQRLCAEEGIAWHHQHSVDGHLLVFSDSPVFAPKLGTTAFRVDSGMVAEHPVVNHLTMGFNTRTSTVTRRDYDLKRPSLLLESRFTAEFTPALEDYRYPLLMKSEKHGKQLARQALERHRSDYQWIEGKSNQAILRSGHLFELSEHPRADCNGLWLLLSLTHEGKQPQVLEEAFSSEAKPADGFSQGYRNTFRAIPAEVVYRPPLPAPKPLLVCQTARVTGPPGEEIFCDQYGRVRVEFPWDRAERNSEKSSCWLRVASSWAGDGFGAVSIPRVGMEVVVTFQEGDPDQPLITGCVANKVNGVAHPLPASQTRTVLRSQSTPRNGGYNELSIEDRAGQEKIYLRAQRDLEQLILNDSRSLITRDRHEHVGNDSTSLIEGRDSRTHHGLRSTVINADDLLQVSGTSSQTLGALVIQAGQQAHVTASNVVINAGMSLTLSAGGHHIVVNAGGIFSSVPIVHGGAPLPGLAPLQPLQVEAGRPAVINATPLSILSSARQRAADFCPLCEACAAGQCALGDVA from the coding sequence ATGTTCGGCAAAGGCCACCGCGCGCCATTCTCACTGCACATCCCGGCCATTCGTCACGACTTCAAGGTGCTCGCGTTCACTGGCACAGAAGCGATCAGTCAGCTGTACGCATTTCGCATCGAGTTGGTGAGCGAGCACGTGGACTTCGATCTGGAAAACCTCCTCAGCCAGCCCGCGTTTCTGCAGTTCGGATCCGCGGGCGAGGGCATCCACGGGCGGATCGAAAACGTCATGCTTGGCGAATCAGGCAAGCGCCTGACCCGTTATGAGCTGACACTGGTACCAGCGCTGCATTATCTGCAGCTGAGCCACGACCAGCGGATTTTTCAGCAGCTGACAGTGCCGCGCATCATCGCGCAAGTGCTCAAAGGGCATGGCGTCCAGGCCGATGACTTCACATTCAATGTCGCCGCCGGCGAGGCACGTGAATACTGCACGCAGTACGGAGAAAGCGACTTCCTGTTCATCCAGCGCCTGTGCGCCGAAGAGGGTATTGCCTGGCATCACCAGCATTCGGTCGACGGACATTTGCTGGTGTTCAGCGACAGCCCGGTGTTCGCACCCAAATTGGGTACGACAGCCTTTCGGGTTGATAGCGGCATGGTCGCCGAACACCCGGTGGTCAACCACCTGACCATGGGCTTCAACACACGCACCAGCACGGTCACCCGCCGTGACTATGACCTCAAGCGTCCAAGCCTGCTGCTGGAAAGCCGCTTCACCGCCGAATTCACGCCGGCTCTCGAGGACTATCGCTATCCACTGCTGATGAAGTCCGAGAAACACGGCAAACAGCTGGCGCGTCAGGCTTTGGAGCGCCATCGCAGCGACTATCAATGGATTGAAGGCAAAAGCAATCAGGCGATTTTGCGCAGCGGTCACCTGTTCGAGCTGAGCGAACATCCAAGGGCCGACTGCAACGGGTTGTGGTTGCTGCTCAGCCTGACGCACGAAGGCAAACAACCGCAGGTGCTCGAAGAGGCTTTCAGCAGCGAGGCGAAACCTGCCGATGGTTTTTCCCAGGGCTACCGCAATACCTTCAGGGCCATTCCCGCAGAGGTGGTTTACCGTCCACCGTTGCCCGCGCCGAAACCCTTGCTGGTCTGCCAGACCGCACGCGTTACCGGGCCACCCGGAGAAGAGATCTTCTGTGATCAATACGGCAGGGTTCGTGTCGAATTTCCTTGGGATCGCGCTGAACGCAACAGCGAAAAAAGCAGCTGCTGGTTACGCGTAGCTTCCAGTTGGGCAGGTGACGGATTCGGGGCGGTGAGCATTCCCCGCGTCGGCATGGAAGTGGTCGTGACCTTCCAGGAAGGCGACCCGGACCAACCGCTGATTACCGGCTGCGTCGCCAACAAGGTCAATGGCGTTGCTCATCCCTTGCCGGCGAGTCAAACCCGAACGGTGCTGCGCAGCCAGAGCACCCCTCGCAATGGCGGCTACAACGAACTGTCGATCGAGGATCGCGCCGGGCAGGAGAAAATCTACCTGCGCGCGCAACGCGACCTCGAGCAACTGATCCTCAACGACAGCCGCAGCCTGATAACTCGCGACCGCCATGAGCATGTCGGCAATGACAGCACCAGCCTCATCGAAGGCAGGGATTCGCGCACTCATCATGGGCTGCGCAGCACCGTGATCAACGCCGATGACTTGTTGCAGGTCAGCGGTACCAGCAGCCAGACCTTGGGCGCACTGGTGATTCAGGCCGGTCAGCAGGCGCATGTCACGGCAAGCAATGTGGTGATTAATGCCGGCATGAGCCTGACGCTGTCGGCGGGCGGTCATCACATCGTGGTCAATGCCGGCGGCATCTTCAGCAGCGTGCCCATCGTCCACGGCGGCGCGCCACTGCCGGGCCTCGCGCCGCTACAGCCGCTGCAGGTTGAGGCCGGCCGGCCTGCTGTGATCAACGCCACGCCGCTGTCGATCCTCAGCAGTGCCCGACAGCGGGCAGCGGATTTTTGCCCGCTGTGCGAAGCCTGCGCGGCAGGTCAGTGCGCGCTGGGAGATGTCGCATGA
- the tssA gene encoding type VI secretion system protein TssA: MSYSSKLSAHYLELAKVSVSKENFAGEDVRFSSEFEALESELAKASSMHESGQIDWLKIRENSENLLRTQSKDLRVGAWLTWSLYQRESFPGLLAGLGLLHHLSENHWADVHPLKSRTRAAAIGWLVPRLEQVITENIAIKEQLPMFRQLSEHLAGLEAACTEHLGDDAPLLLPISRRLKTMIQRAADNQPAPGVVGAAVAQVKQAASQLLTPGAPIDNERDAHKALRAQQESARPLCAWWLKQKATDLRALRLNRTLLWMTIDAVPERNAEQITVLRGLPLEKLKLYQDRFDQGKYADLLVELEASLAKAPFWFDGQRMVWECLQNLNAELAMREVEIHFALLVQRLPGIIELRFHDGAPFADPSTRAWIAANVMPHLQSASAPRKVESENVETQPAWEKAVEEVQPILRKEGLKPAVQILKQGLQSAHGGRERFFWQFALARLCFLAKKYELAKNQLETLDQTLLDSGLHAWEPDLALQVLHLLHSCCELLPQNHAVRERKEEIYRRLCHLDLEVVLE; encoded by the coding sequence ATGTCCTACTCAAGCAAACTTTCCGCCCATTACCTCGAACTCGCCAAAGTCTCTGTTTCCAAAGAGAATTTCGCGGGCGAAGACGTTCGTTTTTCGAGCGAATTCGAGGCGCTGGAAAGTGAGCTGGCCAAGGCTTCGTCGATGCACGAAAGCGGGCAGATCGACTGGCTGAAAATCCGCGAAAACAGCGAAAATCTGCTGCGTACCCAGTCCAAGGATCTGCGTGTCGGCGCCTGGCTGACCTGGTCGCTGTACCAGCGTGAATCCTTCCCCGGGCTGCTCGCTGGCCTCGGTCTGCTGCACCATTTGTCGGAAAATCACTGGGCCGACGTTCACCCGCTCAAATCCCGCACCCGTGCCGCCGCAATCGGCTGGCTGGTGCCGCGTCTCGAGCAGGTCATCACCGAAAACATTGCGATCAAAGAGCAGTTGCCGATGTTCCGGCAGCTCTCCGAGCACCTGGCCGGACTCGAGGCGGCGTGTACTGAACATCTGGGCGATGACGCGCCGCTGCTGCTGCCGATCTCCCGCCGCCTGAAGACCATGATCCAGCGCGCCGCCGACAACCAGCCGGCCCCCGGCGTAGTCGGTGCGGCGGTAGCGCAGGTCAAGCAGGCAGCGAGCCAGTTGCTCACCCCCGGCGCGCCGATCGACAACGAGCGAGACGCGCACAAAGCCCTGCGCGCCCAGCAGGAGAGCGCCCGCCCACTGTGTGCCTGGTGGCTGAAGCAGAAGGCCACCGACCTGCGCGCCCTGCGCCTGAACCGTACGCTGCTGTGGATGACCATCGACGCGGTGCCCGAGCGCAACGCCGAGCAGATCACCGTGTTGCGCGGCCTGCCGCTGGAAAAGCTCAAGCTCTATCAGGACCGTTTCGATCAGGGCAAATACGCCGACCTGCTGGTGGAACTGGAGGCGAGCCTGGCGAAGGCGCCGTTCTGGTTCGATGGCCAGAGGATGGTCTGGGAATGTCTCCAGAACCTCAACGCCGAGCTGGCCATGCGCGAAGTGGAAATCCACTTCGCGCTTTTGGTTCAGCGCCTGCCGGGCATCATCGAGTTGCGCTTCCATGACGGCGCGCCGTTTGCCGATCCGTCCACACGGGCGTGGATCGCCGCCAACGTCATGCCGCACCTGCAAAGCGCCAGCGCGCCGCGCAAGGTCGAAAGCGAGAACGTCGAAACCCAGCCGGCCTGGGAAAAAGCCGTCGAGGAAGTCCAGCCGATTCTGCGCAAGGAAGGTTTGAAGCCTGCCGTGCAGATCCTCAAGCAGGGTTTGCAATCGGCCCACGGTGGCCGCGAACGCTTCTTCTGGCAGTTCGCGCTCGCGCGGCTGTGCTTCCTGGCCAAGAAATACGAACTGGCCAAGAACCAGCTGGAAACCCTCGATCAGACATTACTGGACTCAGGCCTGCACGCCTGGGAGCCCGATCTTGCATTGCAAGTGCTGCACCTGCTGCACAGTTGCTGCGAGTTGTTGCCGCAGAACCATGCCGTACGTGAACGCAAGGAAGAGATTTATCGCAGGCTGTGCCACCTCGACCTCGAAGTGGTACTCGAATAG